One Deinococcus multiflagellatus DNA window includes the following coding sequences:
- a CDS encoding SDR family NAD(P)-dependent oxidoreductase: protein MNASAGPVLPTHPTARPVVVLTGASSGIGRATAEELADLGYALVLAARREGELHALARRLDPSGARVIAVPTDVTDDASRRALLAAAQAHFGRIDVLVNNAGVTVERGWWWNDADPLRVLRVNLEAPVELTRLLLPALRAQGSGHIVNIGSVAGLAATNGIYSASKFGLRGFSLALRRELLGSGVHVSLVAPGFVKSEMTARARLPMPGPEVVARAVAAVLLRPRAETVVPAPYRALVWLERHFPALGDWVVQRLIWRRYDHSGASDAARR from the coding sequence ATGAACGCTTCTGCGGGGCCCGTCCTCCCCACCCATCCCACCGCGCGCCCTGTGGTGGTGCTCACCGGAGCGTCCAGCGGCATTGGCCGGGCCACCGCCGAGGAACTGGCCGATCTGGGCTACGCCCTGGTGCTGGCCGCCCGCCGCGAGGGCGAGCTGCACGCCCTGGCCCGCCGCCTGGACCCGTCCGGCGCGCGGGTGATCGCCGTGCCCACCGATGTCACCGACGACGCCTCGCGCCGCGCGCTGCTGGCCGCCGCCCAGGCCCACTTTGGCCGCATTGACGTGCTGGTGAACAACGCCGGGGTCACCGTGGAGCGCGGCTGGTGGTGGAACGACGCCGATCCCCTGCGGGTGTTGCGGGTGAACCTCGAAGCGCCGGTTGAACTCACGCGCCTGCTGCTGCCCGCCCTGCGCGCCCAGGGCAGCGGCCACATTGTGAACATCGGCTCGGTGGCGGGGCTGGCGGCCACCAACGGCATCTATTCGGCCAGCAAGTTCGGGCTGCGCGGCTTTTCGCTGGCCCTGCGGCGCGAACTGCTGGGCAGCGGCGTGCATGTCAGCCTGGTGGCGCCGGGCTTCGTGAAAAGCGAGATGACCGCCCGCGCCCGCCTGCCCATGCCGGGCCCCGAGGTGGTGGCGCGCGCTGTGGCGGCCGTGCTGCTGCGCCCGCGTGCCGAAACGGTTGTGCCTGCCCCCTACCGCGCGCTGGTGTGGCTGGAGCGCCACTTTCCGGCCCTGGGCGACTGGGTGGTGCAGCGCCTGATCTGGCGCCGTTACGACCACAGCGGCGCTTCAGACGCCGCGCGGCGCTGA
- a CDS encoding IS4 family transposase produces MKTRSRHPHETLQTALRSAFPIDARRLEVLAALILAMVQARSVVLYTLKTHGPLPGSLDTRYQRLRRFVRFEFPAQLFARFALSFLPDSELHLILDRTNWKLGKQDVNILLLSAVWDGFSLPLMWALLPHGGSSSQQVREALLSRFLQCCPERHIGTLLADREFIGKSWFTYLHQHGIAPCIRLPAITTIGTGKLPIWACFKKLQTGEIRCRHRSVVVYGVPLRLCATKNAAGEVLYLAYRGHASVNLRRYAQRWQAENLHSALKTRGFNLEDTGLTQAERVSTLLTCVSAAFIWACVTGQLLAAKQPVKRKKHGHRMVSVFRMGLDHLQDLLLHPSPSAWQSVQRLLGRFEGKRGLSRSSPPSNTFA; encoded by the coding sequence ATGAAAACCCGGAGCCGACACCCCCACGAGACCTTGCAGACTGCGCTGCGGTCTGCGTTTCCCATCGATGCCCGGCGCCTGGAGGTGCTGGCAGCCTTGATCTTGGCCATGGTGCAAGCCCGCAGTGTCGTGCTGTACACCTTGAAGACCCATGGGCCGTTACCCGGCTCACTCGACACGCGGTACCAGCGGTTGCGCCGGTTTGTCCGTTTCGAGTTCCCTGCCCAGCTCTTCGCACGGTTTGCGCTCTCATTCCTCCCGGACAGCGAGCTGCACCTGATCCTGGACCGCACCAATTGGAAGCTCGGCAAGCAGGATGTCAATATTCTCCTCCTGTCCGCCGTCTGGGACGGCTTCAGTCTGCCGCTGATGTGGGCCCTGCTCCCTCATGGGGGCAGCAGCTCGCAACAGGTGCGCGAAGCGCTCCTGAGCCGATTCCTTCAGTGTTGCCCCGAGCGACACATTGGAACTCTGCTGGCGGACCGGGAGTTCATCGGGAAGTCGTGGTTCACGTATCTGCATCAGCATGGCATTGCGCCCTGTATTCGTCTCCCGGCCATAACCACCATCGGAACCGGCAAACTGCCCATCTGGGCCTGCTTTAAGAAGCTTCAGACGGGCGAGATTCGCTGCCGGCACCGCTCTGTCGTCGTCTACGGCGTGCCCTTGCGCCTGTGTGCCACCAAGAATGCTGCTGGAGAGGTCTTGTACCTCGCTTATCGGGGCCACGCTTCGGTGAATCTCCGCCGCTATGCCCAGCGCTGGCAGGCAGAAAATCTGCACTCAGCTCTCAAAACCAGAGGCTTTAATCTGGAAGACACTGGCCTGACACAGGCTGAACGTGTCTCGACGCTGCTCACCTGCGTGTCTGCCGCCTTCATCTGGGCCTGCGTCACGGGCCAGCTCTTGGCCGCCAAACAGCCTGTTAAACGCAAGAAACACGGACACCGCATGGTGTCCGTGTTCCGAATGGGCCTTGACCATCTTCAAGATCTGTTGCTTCACCCATCGCCTTCTGCTTGGCAAAGCGTGCAGCGACTTTTAGGCCGTTTTGAAGGCAAGAGGGGACTCAGCCGTTCAAGTCCTCCATCAAACACGTTTGCTTGA
- a CDS encoding GNAT family N-acetyltransferase: MSQPTPLPVPTHSPRLPAGLRLEPYDARTAPDALVEALAAFATAQLHERQPDDPAIQPGQLAAQLRHLPPFVALPAWAVWDGGRVVAEANIALVNLDQNRHLAQVNLGVLAPYRRQGLGRTLLAQVTEAAHEAERRLLLLGSHARVPAGEAALRRAGATPGLSAQVNQLALADLSHEQLAQWAAQGQARAQGHRLDLWEGEVPGADLAAFAELTQVMNDQPLGDLDMEDSALSTEQFREAEAHFQASGRQRVLVVARRPNDGGLVGFTELTWHPARPTLLAQGATGVRPEARGLGLGRWLKAAALQRALARNPEARFVRTENADSNAAMRRINEEMGFRPYSTTTLWQLEVAQAQAYLAGAAAR; this comes from the coding sequence ATGTCGCAGCCGACCCCCCTGCCCGTCCCCACCCACTCGCCCCGCCTGCCCGCTGGCCTTCGCCTGGAGCCCTACGACGCCCGCACCGCCCCGGACGCGCTGGTGGAGGCGCTGGCGGCCTTTGCCACCGCCCAGTTGCACGAGCGGCAGCCGGATGATCCGGCCATTCAGCCCGGCCAGCTGGCCGCGCAGCTGCGCCACCTGCCCCCATTCGTGGCCCTGCCGGCCTGGGCCGTGTGGGACGGCGGGCGCGTGGTGGCCGAGGCAAACATAGCCCTGGTGAACCTGGACCAGAACCGGCATCTGGCGCAGGTGAACCTGGGGGTGCTGGCCCCCTACCGCCGCCAGGGCCTGGGCCGCACCCTGCTGGCGCAGGTGACGGAAGCCGCCCACGAGGCTGAGCGCCGACTGCTGCTGCTGGGCAGCCACGCCCGGGTGCCCGCCGGCGAGGCGGCCCTGCGCCGCGCTGGGGCCACCCCGGGCCTGAGCGCGCAGGTGAACCAGCTGGCGCTGGCAGACCTGTCACACGAACAGCTGGCGCAGTGGGCCGCCCAGGGACAGGCGCGCGCCCAGGGCCACCGCCTGGACCTGTGGGAAGGCGAGGTGCCTGGGGCCGATCTCGCCGCCTTTGCCGAACTGACCCAGGTGATGAACGACCAGCCACTGGGCGACCTGGACATGGAGGACAGCGCCCTGAGCACCGAGCAGTTCCGCGAGGCGGAGGCGCATTTTCAGGCCTCGGGGCGCCAGCGCGTGCTGGTGGTGGCCCGGCGGCCGAACGACGGCGGCCTCGTGGGCTTTACCGAACTGACATGGCACCCCGCGCGGCCGACCCTGCTGGCCCAGGGCGCCACCGGGGTCCGCCCCGAGGCGCGGGGCCTGGGGCTGGGCCGCTGGCTGAAAGCCGCCGCCCTGCAGCGCGCCCTGGCCCGCAACCCGGAAGCCCGCTTTGTACGCACCGAAAACGCCGACAGCAACGCGGCCATGCGCCGGATCAACGAGGAAATGGGCTTCCGGCCCTACTCGACCACCACCCTCTGGCAACTGGAGGTGGCCCAGGCACAGGCGTATCTGGCCGGGGCGGCGGCGCGCTAG
- a CDS encoding DIP1984 family protein encodes MKLAEALIERADLQKRAAQLEERLVRNMLVQEGEEPSESPQALLEEFDRVVGALNTLLPRIHRANLSATLPGGETLTDALTRRDLLDLRLKALRRAALTASERPTRYSTSEVRILPTLPARVLQTQVDALAKARRELEAQIQQTNWLTDLPA; translated from the coding sequence ATGAAACTGGCCGAAGCCCTGATTGAACGTGCCGACCTTCAAAAACGCGCCGCTCAGCTGGAAGAGCGCCTTGTTCGGAACATGCTGGTGCAGGAAGGCGAGGAGCCGTCGGAGTCGCCCCAGGCCCTGTTGGAAGAGTTCGACCGGGTGGTCGGCGCGCTGAATACCCTGCTGCCCCGGATTCACCGCGCCAACCTGTCGGCCACGCTGCCGGGCGGTGAAACCCTGACCGACGCCCTGACAAGGCGTGACCTGCTCGACCTGCGCCTGAAGGCGTTGCGCCGCGCCGCCCTGACCGCCTCTGAACGCCCCACCCGCTACAGCACCAGCGAAGTGCGTATTCTCCCCACCCTGCCCGCCCGGGTGCTCCAGACGCAGGTGGACGCACTGGCCAAAGCCCGCCGCGAACTGGAAGCCCAGATTCAGCAGACCAACTGGTTGACGGACCTGCCCGCTTAG
- a CDS encoding NUDIX domain-containing protein has product MPDYIADLRALIGHRPVNLMGACGLIRDAQGRLLLQRLAGRDVWALPGGLCDLGEPPLVTLQREVWEETALTVQAATLLDLLTTPLRTVPNGDQAHFYTAIYRVDAWHGTPVPDGVEGVELAFFAPDALPALRGQPGEYARAWLGGQRGHEP; this is encoded by the coding sequence ATGCCTGACTACATCGCCGACCTGCGCGCCCTGATCGGCCACCGTCCGGTCAACCTGATGGGCGCGTGCGGCCTGATCCGGGATGCCCAGGGCCGCTTGCTGCTGCAACGGCTGGCGGGCCGCGACGTGTGGGCCCTGCCCGGCGGCCTGTGCGATCTGGGCGAGCCGCCCCTGGTCACCCTGCAGCGCGAGGTCTGGGAGGAAACCGCCCTGACCGTGCAGGCCGCGACCCTGCTGGACCTGCTGACCACGCCGCTGCGGACAGTCCCCAATGGCGATCAGGCGCATTTTTACACCGCCATCTACCGCGTGGATGCGTGGCACGGCACCCCCGTCCCCGACGGCGTGGAAGGGGTGGAGTTGGCCTTTTTCGCCCCCGACGCGCTGCCGGCCCTGCGCGGCCAGCCGGGCGAGTATGCCCGCGCGTGGCTGGGGGGGCAGAGGGGGCACGAGCCATGA
- a CDS encoding App1 family protein, with protein sequence MNLVKTAFKTIQPSLERAVLTVDRAFSGYVQPRRARGKLILQPYVGWGTPQHVELTGRVLLPRTLAPARKGDRRWQNARNMLRRLLSREVAGVKVLGTLDGVTVGAVSDSDGYFTLNFTPSSPLGGGWHQVSLKMEGREVSAVARVQVVSAARFGVISDLDDTVLKSDVTSLPRMLSTVLTGNARTRLPFPGVGALYRALTRDGEARNPIFYVSSSPWNLFDLLWQFLDYRRIPLGPMFLRNWGMDLLGGHGGHKHTVIERIFERFPELPFVLVGDSGEKDPEIYAEVVHRHPNRVLAVYIRDVTEASRDEGVLKLREEVRKAGVDLVLAADSLNAASHAMAMGLITAGEYRSVLTSVARTYEN encoded by the coding sequence GTGAATCTGGTCAAGACCGCTTTCAAGACCATTCAGCCGTCGCTGGAACGGGCGGTGCTGACCGTGGACCGGGCCTTTAGCGGCTACGTGCAGCCCCGCCGGGCGCGCGGCAAGCTGATTCTGCAGCCCTACGTGGGCTGGGGCACCCCGCAGCATGTAGAGCTGACCGGGCGGGTGCTGCTGCCGCGCACCCTGGCCCCGGCCCGCAAGGGTGACCGCCGCTGGCAGAACGCCCGCAACATGCTGCGCCGCCTGCTCTCGCGCGAGGTGGCCGGGGTCAAGGTGCTGGGCACCCTGGACGGCGTGACGGTGGGCGCGGTCAGCGACAGCGACGGCTACTTCACCCTGAACTTCACGCCCAGTTCGCCGCTGGGGGGCGGCTGGCATCAGGTGAGCCTGAAGATGGAGGGCCGCGAGGTCAGCGCCGTGGCCCGGGTGCAGGTGGTCTCGGCGGCGCGCTTTGGCGTGATCAGCGACCTGGACGACACCGTCCTTAAGTCGGACGTGACCAGCCTGCCGCGCATGCTGAGCACCGTGCTCACCGGCAACGCCCGCACCCGCCTGCCGTTCCCCGGCGTGGGCGCCCTGTACCGCGCGCTCACCCGCGACGGCGAGGCCCGCAACCCCATCTTCTACGTGTCCAGCAGCCCGTGGAATCTGTTCGATCTGCTGTGGCAGTTTCTGGACTACCGCCGCATTCCGCTGGGGCCCATGTTCCTGCGCAACTGGGGCATGGACCTGCTAGGCGGGCACGGCGGGCACAAGCACACGGTCATCGAGCGGATTTTCGAGCGTTTTCCAGAACTGCCCTTTGTGCTGGTGGGCGACAGCGGCGAAAAGGACCCCGAAATCTACGCCGAGGTGGTGCACCGCCACCCCAACCGCGTGCTGGCCGTGTACATCCGCGACGTGACTGAGGCCAGCCGCGACGAGGGCGTGCTGAAACTGCGCGAGGAGGTGCGCAAGGCCGGGGTGGACCTCGTGCTGGCCGCCGACAGCCTGAACGCCGCCAGCCACGCCATGGCGATGGGCCTGATCACGGCGGGCGAATACCGCAGCGTCCTGACCAGCGTGGCGCGCACCTACGAGAACTAG
- a CDS encoding DinB family protein: protein MNVREYYAYLTAAREQLWNFLRALPAADLDRNLIETGDRFHCIKDLLLHVTDVEDHWVHGIALGDGVQAQYPHDWVQPRAQQYDLNWILEYSREVTRRTQALLDSGPDLDRSVKLVQDDPASDTVTLDQLLWNVMTHEVRHTAQIALMIRQLGHTPPWLDYMRFVRPQSTPAQAGAPDQGLDAGDLDDDL from the coding sequence ATGAACGTGCGCGAGTACTACGCCTACCTGACGGCTGCGCGGGAGCAGCTGTGGAACTTCCTGCGCGCCCTGCCGGCAGCGGACCTGGACCGGAACCTCATTGAGACCGGCGACCGGTTTCACTGCATCAAGGACCTGCTGCTGCACGTGACCGATGTGGAAGACCACTGGGTGCACGGCATTGCCCTGGGCGACGGCGTGCAGGCGCAGTACCCCCACGACTGGGTGCAGCCGCGCGCGCAGCAGTACGACCTGAACTGGATTCTGGAGTACAGCCGGGAAGTGACCCGGCGCACCCAGGCCCTGCTGGACAGTGGCCCGGACCTGGACCGCAGCGTGAAGCTGGTGCAGGACGACCCCGCCAGCGACACCGTGACCCTGGACCAGCTGCTGTGGAACGTGATGACCCACGAGGTCCGCCACACCGCCCAGATTGCCCTGATGATCCGCCAGCTGGGCCACACGCCGCCCTGGCTGGACTACATGCGCTTCGTGCGCCCGCAGAGCACCCCCGCCCAGGCCGGCGCCCCCGACCAGGGCCTGGACGCCGGCGATCTGGACGACGATCTGTAG
- a CDS encoding S8 family serine peptidase gives MTPRLLACTLLGAALLGSAAPAQDLTLPELSPLPAAPRSSAPLVPLPSSTAPTTPTPSASAASAITPSDPLYARQWNLSAVRLPQAWALLPGAGNGPRGAPVTVAVLDTGYVPSPELGARAINGYDFVSSPARAGDGTGRDPDAHAVGEFAYHGEIIANLIGAAHDGRGMAGINPQARVVHVRVAAVDGTIEVPDLVDGLKWAAGLSVPGVPANPNPARILNLSLYADFIPLTGCDARVQAAVDAVTAKGALVIAGAANDGRDAGGYSPAGCRNVLTVTSVNAAGQRPGYANWGRAVALAAPGGDPTQGIVASSAAGPGGERSPNGTSFAAPHAAGVASLLLGVRPGLSPALLRSYLSRSAAPFPGGRCDPQPEHSCGAGLLNAEGALKLALASSLGK, from the coding sequence ATGACCCCCCGACTGCTTGCCTGCACGCTGCTGGGCGCGGCCCTGCTGGGTTCGGCCGCCCCCGCGCAGGACCTCACGCTGCCGGAACTCAGCCCGCTGCCAGCGGCCCCCCGGTCCAGCGCCCCGCTGGTGCCGCTGCCGTCCAGCACGGCCCCAACGACCCCCACCCCCAGCGCCTCGGCCGCCAGCGCCATCACGCCCAGCGATCCCCTGTACGCGCGGCAGTGGAACCTCAGCGCGGTCCGGCTGCCGCAGGCCTGGGCGCTGCTGCCCGGCGCCGGCAATGGCCCCCGGGGCGCCCCGGTGACCGTGGCCGTGCTGGACACCGGCTACGTGCCCAGCCCCGAACTGGGCGCGCGGGCCATCAATGGCTACGACTTCGTGAGCAGCCCGGCCCGCGCGGGGGACGGCACTGGCCGCGACCCGGATGCCCACGCGGTGGGCGAGTTCGCCTACCACGGCGAGATCATCGCCAACCTGATCGGCGCGGCGCACGACGGGCGGGGCATGGCGGGCATCAACCCGCAGGCGCGGGTGGTCCATGTGCGGGTGGCGGCGGTGGACGGCACCATTGAGGTTCCGGATCTGGTGGACGGCCTGAAGTGGGCCGCTGGCCTGAGCGTCCCGGGCGTACCCGCCAACCCCAACCCAGCGCGAATTCTGAACCTCAGCCTGTACGCCGACTTTATTCCTCTGACGGGCTGCGACGCGCGGGTGCAGGCGGCAGTAGACGCCGTGACGGCCAAGGGCGCACTGGTCATTGCCGGCGCGGCCAACGACGGCCGGGACGCGGGCGGCTATTCCCCGGCCGGCTGCCGCAACGTGCTGACCGTGACCAGCGTGAACGCCGCCGGACAGCGTCCGGGCTACGCCAACTGGGGCCGCGCGGTGGCCCTGGCGGCCCCAGGGGGCGACCCCACGCAGGGCATTGTGGCCAGCAGCGCTGCGGGCCCAGGCGGCGAGCGCAGCCCCAACGGCACCAGCTTCGCCGCCCCCCACGCCGCCGGGGTGGCCAGCCTGCTGCTGGGCGTGCGCCCTGGCCTGAGCCCGGCCCTGCTGCGCTCGTACCTGAGCCGCAGCGCCGCGCCCTTCCCCGGGGGCCGCTGCGACCCCCAGCCCGAGCACAGTTGCGGCGCCGGCCTGCTGAATGCCGAAGGGGCCTTGAAACTCGCCCTGGCCTCCAGCCTGGGGAAGTGA
- a CDS encoding replication-associated recombination protein A: MTLFDPPAPLAERLRPRSVAEVAGQTHLLGPGKPLTRVLQGGRLGSLILWGPPGVGKTTLARLLAGEVGAHFIALSAVSAGVKDVRDAVAEAERQRARGLRTVLFLDEIHRFNKAQQDALLPHVESGLLTLIGATTENPSFEVNPALRSRARTLVLQALSQGEVRGLLERALIDERGLSGVTAQPEALDLLARLAEGDARRALSTLEVAATLANPVTPEAITEAFGRHLPQMDKNGEDFYNLISALHKSVRASHVDASLYWLARMVEGGADPRYIARRIIRMAAEDIGLADPQALRLAVAAHDTAEFLGHPEGDLALAQAVVYLALAPKSNSVYVAWGEALKAVREGESLPVPLHLRNAPTALMRQQGYGQAYAYYFDDPEGSFAQSYVPDGVQLDLYAPTGEGWEARVAERWRKLKDAHGEGEGGGG, translated from the coding sequence GTGACGCTGTTTGATCCGCCTGCCCCCCTGGCCGAGCGCCTGCGCCCCCGCTCGGTGGCCGAGGTGGCGGGGCAGACCCACCTGCTGGGGCCCGGCAAGCCACTGACCCGCGTGCTGCAGGGCGGGCGCCTGGGCAGCCTGATTCTGTGGGGCCCGCCCGGCGTGGGCAAAACCACCCTGGCGCGGCTGCTGGCGGGCGAGGTGGGCGCGCATTTCATCGCCCTGTCGGCGGTGAGTGCCGGGGTTAAGGACGTGCGCGACGCCGTGGCCGAGGCCGAGCGCCAGCGCGCCCGGGGCCTGCGCACCGTGCTGTTTCTGGATGAAATTCACCGCTTCAACAAGGCCCAGCAGGACGCTCTGCTGCCGCATGTGGAGTCGGGGCTGCTGACCCTGATCGGCGCCACCACCGAAAACCCGTCATTCGAGGTGAACCCGGCGCTGCGCTCGCGCGCCCGCACCCTGGTGCTGCAGGCCCTGAGCCAGGGGGAGGTGCGCGGCCTGCTGGAGCGCGCCCTGATCGACGAACGGGGCCTGAGTGGGGTCACGGCCCAGCCCGAGGCCCTGGACCTTCTGGCCCGCCTTGCCGAGGGCGACGCCCGGCGCGCCCTGAGCACGCTGGAGGTGGCCGCCACCCTGGCCAATCCGGTGACCCCAGAAGCCATCACTGAGGCGTTCGGGCGCCACCTGCCGCAGATGGACAAGAACGGCGAGGATTTTTACAACCTGATTTCCGCGCTGCACAAGAGCGTGCGGGCCAGCCATGTGGACGCCAGCCTGTACTGGCTGGCCCGCATGGTGGAGGGCGGCGCCGATCCCCGCTACATTGCCCGGCGCATCATCCGCATGGCCGCCGAGGACATTGGGCTGGCCGATCCCCAGGCCCTGCGGCTGGCGGTGGCCGCCCACGACACCGCCGAGTTTCTGGGCCACCCCGAAGGGGATCTGGCGCTGGCGCAGGCGGTGGTGTATCTCGCCCTGGCGCCCAAGAGCAACAGCGTGTATGTGGCCTGGGGCGAGGCCCTGAAGGCCGTGCGCGAGGGCGAAAGCCTGCCCGTGCCCCTGCACCTGCGCAACGCCCCCACCGCCCTGATGCGCCAGCAGGGCTACGGGCAGGCCTACGCCTACTACTTCGACGACCCGGAAGGTTCGTTTGCCCAGTCTTACGTGCCAGACGGCGTGCAACTGGACCTGTACGCCCCCACCGGCGAGGGCTGGGAAGCGCGCGTGGCGGAGCGCTGGCGCAAGCTCAAAGACGCCCACGGGGAAGGGGAGGGCGGCGGGGGCTGA
- a CDS encoding helix-turn-helix domain-containing protein produces the protein MPEPQATPLQITTPAQAAALLDFTYGARLLEQFLSPRTASQAARALGEPANRVAYHVGKLARTGLLLADGRQGKGTLYRAAAQTFQVPRDLVRMDEPLTLIEPVMREITGAYARAVLGWQTRQDLGEPHGDTHLTVSLGVTAAAGDPAPAGPYPPAMRLRAVQLTPERYRQVQAALDQLLSELEDGPAPAPDRAQPTTFVLMSFPGHLHGP, from the coding sequence ATGCCCGAACCCCAGGCCACCCCCCTCCAGATCACCACCCCCGCGCAGGCGGCGGCGCTGCTGGACTTCACGTATGGGGCCCGCCTTCTGGAACAGTTTCTGAGCCCCCGCACCGCCAGTCAGGCGGCCCGCGCACTGGGCGAACCCGCCAACCGCGTGGCCTACCATGTGGGCAAGCTGGCGCGCACGGGCCTGCTGCTCGCCGATGGTCGCCAGGGCAAGGGCACGCTGTACCGCGCCGCCGCCCAGACGTTTCAGGTGCCGCGCGACCTCGTGCGGATGGACGAACCCCTGACGCTGATTGAGCCGGTCATGCGCGAGATCACGGGCGCCTACGCCCGCGCGGTGCTGGGCTGGCAGACGCGGCAGGACCTGGGAGAGCCACACGGGGACACCCACCTGACCGTGAGCCTGGGGGTCACGGCCGCAGCGGGCGACCCCGCACCAGCGGGCCCCTACCCCCCGGCCATGCGCCTGCGGGCGGTTCAGCTCACCCCAGAGCGGTACCGGCAGGTGCAGGCGGCCCTGGATCAGCTGCTGAGCGAACTGGAGGATGGCCCTGCCCCCGCACCGGACCGCGCCCAGCCCACCACCTTCGTCCTGATGAGTTTTCCCGGCCATCTGCACGGGCCCTGA
- a CDS encoding tRNA dihydrouridine synthase: MIAAPNFYARQLARPGAVLAPMAGYSDAPMRQLAAEQGALWTVSEMISARGLVSGGDSEKLNLGRPYPGEQGRVVQLFGADSEVLAEAVARAERWFAPAALDLNMGCPVPKIRGRGGACLLQTPEVAYELVRAMKSATALDVSAKIRLGWDHDRSLEVAQGLEAAGAALITVHGRTSAQRYTGEADWDAIARVAAGVKVPVVGSGDVTTPTMARQRARTGVAAVMIGRGAVGNPWIFRALATGQDERPGPVQRARTALRHAELQEQFYADPTGRLTLRPLRKVLPAYLPDFPELRDALVSVVTVQDVRLALRPLLEDPQGRQVAPGGGAAGYAVGHS; encoded by the coding sequence ATGATCGCCGCCCCGAACTTTTACGCCCGTCAGCTCGCGCGCCCCGGCGCCGTGCTGGCCCCCATGGCGGGTTACAGCGACGCCCCCATGCGCCAGCTGGCCGCCGAGCAGGGCGCGCTGTGGACGGTCAGCGAGATGATCAGCGCGCGTGGGCTGGTCTCGGGGGGCGACAGCGAGAAACTGAACCTGGGCCGCCCCTACCCCGGCGAGCAGGGGCGCGTGGTGCAGCTGTTCGGCGCCGACAGTGAGGTGCTGGCCGAGGCCGTGGCCCGCGCCGAGCGCTGGTTTGCCCCGGCGGCCCTGGACCTGAACATGGGCTGCCCGGTGCCCAAGATCCGGGGGCGGGGCGGGGCCTGCCTGCTGCAGACCCCCGAGGTGGCCTACGAACTGGTGCGCGCCATGAAGAGCGCGACCGCGCTGGACGTGAGCGCCAAGATTCGCCTCGGCTGGGACCATGACCGCAGCCTGGAGGTGGCCCAGGGCCTGGAAGCGGCGGGCGCGGCCCTGATCACGGTGCATGGCCGCACCAGTGCCCAGCGTTATACCGGCGAGGCCGACTGGGACGCCATTGCGCGCGTGGCGGCGGGCGTGAAGGTGCCGGTGGTGGGCAGCGGCGACGTGACCACCCCGACCATGGCCCGGCAGCGCGCGCGCACGGGGGTGGCCGCCGTGATGATCGGCCGGGGTGCGGTGGGCAACCCATGGATCTTCCGCGCACTGGCCACCGGCCAAGACGAGCGCCCAGGGCCTGTCCAGCGCGCCCGCACCGCCCTGCGCCACGCCGAGCTGCAGGAACAGTTCTACGCCGACCCCACCGGGCGCCTGACCCTGCGCCCGCTGCGCAAGGTGCTGCCCGCCTACCTGCCGGATTTCCCCGAGTTGCGTGACGCCCTGGTGAGCGTGGTGACTGTGCAGGACGTCAGGTTGGCCCTGCGCCCGCTGCTGGAAGACCCGCAAGGCAGGCAAGTGGCGCCGGGGGGCGGCGCGGCGGGGTATGCTGTGGGTCATTCATGA